The following nucleotide sequence is from Nitrospira sp..
GCCACACACCGTGGAGTGCTCATGGCGGAGGAGTGTACACTGCTCAACCTGCTGAGCATAGCAACGGTTGGGGCATCCGACGGAGCAATCAGAGAGGAGACGCATGGAGGATAGAACAGATCATCGACGCCACACGATTGAGGAACGTCTTGATGGGCTAGAAGAAATGGGCAAGGCGTTGAAGGAAGACATCGAAGCGAGGTCGGAGGAGACGTCTGTGACCGATACGGACTCTATTTGCTGAACAAATTCGATGAGATTCTGAAGTTGCTGAAACCGCGCAACGATTGAACGTATTGCCGCCGGAGTGCCGCGAAACACGCTCGACGGATCGTGCGGGAAAGCCATCACGCATGAATGAACTTCAATTGCCTTTCGACCCTCCGGGGACGCCTACCACATCTAGAGTTCCTGACCTGATCCGCTTCGGCACCTCCACCTGGACGTATGAAGGGTGGCAGGGACAAATCTATCGCCGCACGTATGCGCCAACGGCGTTTACCCGCGAGTGTCTTGGCGAATATTGCCAGTATCTCTATAAAGGTCAGCCGCTCTTCAAGACCGTCGGCGTGGATTCCAGCTTTTACCGACCGGCGACCACTGCGCAATTGCGGCGCTATCTCACACAGATCCCCGAGGACTTTGAGATGTGTGCCAAGGTGTGGGAGGAGATCACCATCCCGGTGTATGCCAAGCACCCCCGCTATGGCCCTCATGCCGGACAACGGAACCCGACGTTTCTCGATCCCAAGACGTTTATCGACTTCGTGCTCAAGCCCTACCGCGACGCACACTTCCAGCCGCATGCCGGGCCGTTTATCTTCGAGTTTCAACGCCACGGCTTGTCGGCAGATGAGTTTTTGTCGCGACTCGACGACCTTCTCGGTGCATTGCCGAAAGAGTTTCGGTATTCGGTGGAGCTACGCAACGCGGGATTGCTCGGCGAACGCTACGACCAGGTCTTGAAAAAGCATGGTGTGGCCCACGTCTACAATCATTGGTGTTTCATGCCGGGTCTGGCTGAGCAACACCAGCGGATGCAGGAGTTCACGGCATCCTTCACCGTCCTCCGGTTGTTGACGCCGCTCGGAATGACCTATGAGGCGGCAAAGAAGCGGGCCGCACCGTATGACAAGATTGTGGGTGAGTTACCGGAGATGCGGGCTCAAACGGTGGACTTGGTCAAACACGCTGTGAGCCGAAAGATTCGAGCCTATGTGCTCGTGAACAATCGGACGGAGGGAAACGCCCCCCTGACTATTCAAGCCCTCGTCGATATGTTGCGGAGTTGATGGGACTGCGATGGCAAGGAGCCATCCAGAGGTGGGGTCGTCAGACCGTCGTCGAGTTGAAGACTAGGCCTGCTTGGCGATGACCCTGCTTGAACAGGTGTGTAACGGAGGACGATTACCATCACGAGGCATCGCGTGCCTATGGCGAAGCTGGTCCCCCTTTGAGGGACACGTCGGGCGTCTGCCTTATGCGGCTATACTGGAGGGTATGCGTGAGTTGCGCAACAGGATCAATGCGTTTCCAAGATATGATTGAGGAGAGTTGGCGGCGTCGAGACGCGTGTCTGTAGGTAGTCTCTTTCGATAATCGTCAAGGAACCTATATATCAGTTGCGAACTGTTTCCCTTTTTCGGCGTTGATGGCCAGCTGCGACTTCAATAGGTGGATGATTCGGGAATGTTGCAATAATCGACAGACTACCACCCATGGCTTCGATATAGCTGCGCAGTGTTGAGATCAAGAGATCGCTGCGCTTTTCGAGGCGGGAGACGCCTTCCTGTCGGATACCAAGAGTCTCTGCAATGCGCTTCTGGGTGCGTCTGTGGGCCTGGCGTAATTCACACAACGTCATTTCATGCGCGATGAGTTCAGCCGCACGCGCTTCAATCTTCTTCCGGCGCGCCGCCGGCAGCTTCTTCATCTTATCTTTCAGAGTGGTAGTCATAATACTAGTCCCTTGAGCTTACCGTCGCACCGAGACGCCGGTCACACGTATCGTGAGCCTTGCGGACCAATTCTTTGCAAAACGCTTCATACTATCGTCTGACTTGTCTCCGGCAATGAGCATGAGGGCCCGGCGGCAGCGATCACAGGCGAAAGGCACCAGACCCTATCCGCAGCATTGAACCTCAGATTCTTCATGTTTGCATGCTGGTGCCTTTTAAGATGTCGGCTCATAGGCGTCCGAATACAGGGCCGAATTGCTCAAGAAGGTGAAGAGGGGTCAGCAGCTTGTCCTGGCCCTCCCTATGATCAGCTCGTTCAACTTCAGGTCGAAGTCCGCACAAATTAGACATCTCACGCCACAGAGTGATTATGTCTTTAACAGCATATATTTTCAATTGCATACTACATCGAAGATAACTCTTCCCTTCCGAGGCAACCGAAGTGGCACTCGTTCTGAAAGAAGATTACCTTCTTTCCTTTTTTGAAATCAGATCCGATGATACTTATGAAGAGTACTAAGGAGGACGCTATACGCATGACATACATGCGTGCATGTCATACTGTAGGATAGACCTACAAGTAGGCGGCGTTATGTATATTATCCTGAGTGTCTACTCATGCGAACCAATATTGTGATCGACGATAAATTGATGCTCCAGGCCATGAAGGCAGCTGGTGCTCGCACCAAACGCGAAACCGTCGAGGCTGGATTGAAAATGCTTGTCCGAGTCTACCGCCAAAGGAAAGCGCGCAAGCTCCGAGGAGCAATACATTGGGAAGGCAGTTTAGATGAATCACGCCAAGAACGACTGTCTGTATTGACTCCTCCCACGAAAACAACAGCACGCTAAATCGAGAGTAGCCTGAAAGGCTTCGGCGGTCCGCAACGAAAGGACTGGCCGCATGAAGTGTCGGGATCACACACATCCTTTCAATGAACTGAGGTATATTCCGGCACCGTGAATGGCGATCAAGATGAGTTGCGACGGCGACGGGTCTGGGTTCAGCTCTATGCCGAAACCAAAGATGCGGGCTTGGTCTGTCGGCACTGCGGCATCAGTCGTCCGACTTTACGACTCTGGTGGAAACGGTTTGTGGCGAAGGGGGAGGCGGGACTCGTCAGTCTGAGCCGAAGACCGCAGCATTCAGCCCGCCGCGTCCTGGATCAGAAACGTATCGACCTGATTTTAGCCCTACGCGATGAGCGCAAGCTTGGCCCGAAACGCATCCAAGCCGAATTACTGCGTCATCATGATCTTCGCTTGTCCACTGCCACAATCTGGAAGGTCCTTTATGCCCATGAGCGAGCCCCACTGGTACGCAGGCGACCGCCAGAGAGTCCACGGCGGTATAGCCGACCGCTGCCTGGCGATCGCGTACAGGTCGATACGATGAAAGTCAGCACGGGGCGCTTCCAGTATTACCGCCATCGACGATTGTACGCGTCTCCGCGTGCTGGGCCTGTACCCCAGGCGCACCGCCAGCAATGCGGTCCACTTTCTGGAACATCGCATGGTTGAAGAATTTCCGTTTCCGATCCAGCGGGTCCAAACGGACCCCGGGGGAGAATTTTTCTGGCTGGCGTTCCAAGAGATCCTGCAACGGTATTGCATTAAGTTCCGGCCCAACCGTCCCCGAGCCCCCCCATCTCAATGGCAAGGTCGAACGTTCTCAGCAAACCGATTGGATGGAATTCTATTCCACCGTGGACCTCAAGGATCCGTTGCTTCCTAACCTTTTAGAGGAGTGGCAGTTCTTTTATAACTGGCATCGCCCTCACAGCGCATTGGGCGGGAAGACACCCATGGGACGCTGCTGTGAACTCCTGGAGACCACCCCATACCAAGAGGAAGTGGAAGCCAACTACCATCTCAAACAGGAACGCGCTAAGGTACGCGAATTTGGGGTTGATCAACGGCTAGCAGAATTGAAAGGATGTCCGTGATCTTCACACATGAAGCGGTTGAAATTCTCGCGCATTATAACCAGAATGAATCAACCTGTAATTAACATTGACTCCTCTTCTTGGGCGAAAGATGTGTCCAATCGTTTGTCTTTCAATCTTTCACAAATCGAGATTTGATATTGCTTTGCTAAATGCAGCATGGCTTTATACATGGCGCTCGTTTATGGTGGACCTTGACCTGCTGCCAGTTTGCTAGATGCATGCAGCGCACCAGTCATCGTAGCGCTAATTTGCAAATGAGCATCCATAGCGCATGACTCAATGCCCCTAAGCCTTTTTGGACCACTTATCAGATCAATAGTTTAGAAGATCGCTAGCGAACAACCCTATTGCCCCTGTCCAGTTGTCAGCCCAGTTTCGATCTTCGGAACAAACCTTCAAGGTTCACCATAAACGAAACGGGATTCCCCACAGACGCGTTGAGGCTTCGTGTATCTCTTCGTCGTTCCGGACTCGGCGAGTGGCCGGTGTAGGCGTGGCGACTCGCCAATACGCTGACGACCAACTTCCGCCGTTCTTACGGTTACCTTGCCCAACTGACTCCCTCCCTTAAAAAAATGGAAGTATTTTAGCATCGTCAGAAATCCACCTGACCCGTTGCTTTTCGTAGCTGTTTCAACTACACCTGAGCACGAAATCTCGAGAGATCCAGGGGTGTAGTCGATGCCGCAAACACGTTGCCCCAGCTGCTTCGGTACAGGGCGCTATAGCACTACTCAACAAGTGCCGAATCCAGGGGGCGGCAGCTTGTATCGGGATATCGCGGTATGGAAATCATGTTCCTTCTGCGGTGGGATCGGCACCATCTATCGCCCGGAACCCTATAGTCCTCCCCGTCCGCACTCTTCCCCTACCGCCGAATCGCAAACATCGAAGCGCACACGTCCATTCCAGTTTGAGGAAAGCATAGCGTCGCTGGCCGTGTTCGGAGCCTGGGGTGCCATCTGGTACTACGGGTACCGCTGGACGACTCTTGATTGGTATTGGTCAGGGGCCGTCGGTGCTCTAGTCGGTCTCCTCATGGGCAAGCTCCTGACAGGCCCTTTCCGCTGGATACTAACGTGGCTCAAATACATTGTCGTCATGGGACTGGTCCTGGCAGGCTTATGGACGGTCTACATCATCGCCACAACATGAGTGTCTCTCGATGACGACCGGCCATCTCATAACGAACCGTCTACTCACTCCCGGCAACACTGTTTTCGATAGGTCAACATCCTGGGCGGAGTCGTCCATTCTGTGGCTGATCATAGTCGGACAATGACGTCAGAACTCTAAAGAGGAGGCATCCCATGCAAGACGGTCCTAAACAACTCCGTAGACGTAAGGCACTCCAGTTTGCACTCTTGTGCCTGTACGCCCTAACTTTATCGGCATGCTTCGAAAGCGATATCGCTCCTTCACTCGATCCCAACCACCTCGTGAGAGTCCCTGGCTTACAGGGGATCATAAAATTTGACAATGATATTTGGCGCATTGCGGAAGCATCGGGATATCAATACGAGATGACAAAAGTGATTTTAGCAGCCAACGCATACACGGTTCCCCCTTCGTCCGAAAACCTGTCGATACTCCCACTGAACACCCCGGATGCACCTGGTCAGCATTTTCTTGTGATTCGGGCAGAGCATGTAAATAATCCCGCGAATCCGCGAAAGGTTATATATAAGTATTACGAGTTACGGACGGATGGTAGGACATTTGCCGTGAATCTATTTGACCTTCACGAGAAGAATCCACAGTGGGAAGAATCCACTCGAATCGCCGCTCGTCATGGAGTGACCCTTGGTGACACCGGTGCAGGCATCCTGATGAAAGGGAGTCTCACTTCGCAGAATCTCCAAGCGCTATTCAGCGACCCGGCTTTTCGGAAAAATGTCCTTTCCAACTACATGTCCTTGCAACGGTTGTCTGATGAACAAGTCGCAACCCTGCGAGCTGCAGCGATCGCTGAGCTCAGGAACACTGCCACCAGGAACCCTTCTCCTCCGCCGCCATCGATGAACGAGGACATCCCGCAATGGATTGGAGGAGCCGCTCTGTTCCTGGGCATATTAGGAGCTCTCTCGAACGGGAGTTCTGGAAAAGATCGGTCGTCGTCTGGAGCGGCCGGTTCTGATAACGACGTTCCCTCTGATTACGACAGGCAACAGCAGTTCAATAAGGAGCGCGAAAAATACTGGCGGGATTGCGCCACCTGGAAGTCACTGTGTTAACCGAACGAACCCTGCTAGGCACGCTCTGAACATAAGAAAGACCATGGCTTTAGTTGTTGGAGTGTCACCATGAACCGTCTTCGTCTCTACAGCAACGTTCCCCTCCTTCTACGCCTTGCCATAATGCTGGTATTTATTTTTGTCGGACTGCAGGACGTTCAAGCGTACGAGGTCGAGTATACAAACATTAAGGTTTGCAATACGGGGAACGTCAAATTTCTGGTCGCCGTTGTCAAAGCCGATTGGAATTTATTCGGTGGCGACTTTCGAGGGGATGGATGGTATGGGGTCGATCGTGGAAGGTGTAAGGGAGTTGATTACCGAAGTCAGCCTGGAACCTATTATCTGACATTCATCCAATATGATTCTGATGGGAACCCGGGCATTGCGACATATAGACCGGGAAGTAGTAGCGGTATATTTAAGGAATCTGGGTGGTCATTTTGCGTAAAACTAAAAAATTTCGAGTATGAAGAGTCAGGACGCCCCACTCAAGATTGCCCATCCCCATACTTTCTGGCGCCCTTTCCATTCAGCATTTGGCGCGTTCCTGGTCAAAATGATTTGTCAATTGACATTCCCGCTACCTCGTCTGCGAGGTTAGTTGCCATTCCTGGATATAAACAAAAGAGCCCGCCAGCTAAACAAAGAGAGCAAGAGGCGACCCCAGTGGCGCCAGCTCCTCCCGCGCCGCCCCCTCCTCCAAAGAAACCGGGCTGGATTGGCATCACCGTTATTGACATGACTCCTATGGGTGCAAAGATCGGAGCGTTCCTTGGAGGAACCCTCGGGAACCAAAATACTTTAGAGGAAAAGAGGGATGCAGGAGAGGCATGGGGAAAAGAGTTCTTCGGAGGTTTGCAAATCGAGTCCGTCGCCGATGGTAGCCCGGCAATGAAGTCGGGACTCTTAAAAGGAGATCGAATCAAGACAGTCATTTACGATATATTCAAAGAGTGTACGCCAAAAGACATACCAGAGCTGCGCGCATGTACTAAGCAATTTCAAACCGAAGATCTGATTGCACTATACGTGCAGCGGGGAAAGCAACATCTCGCACCTGTGATTAGATTAAAGGAAAATCCCATAGTTAACGGAGATGCCTCGTCGGCCAATAAAGAGGCTGAGAAGGAAGATGATTTCAAGGAATCATTTTAACATGACACGGGCTTTGACGTGATCTGATTCAATCTTGCAGTGCATTATTATCTCGTCATACAAGCGTAAACACACGGGGAGTCGGCATACCATTAGACTCCCCATTCAGCTTGGTTATTAAACTTCACACGAAACGTCAGGGAGTTCTCAGGCCGCGTCTTCCGTCGATCATATAGAGGAAAAGCCCATGATCGACGGAGATACCTCATCGACTGACAAAAAGATTGAGCTGCCCGATGATTTCCGCGAAACATTTTAGAAAGACACGAGGCGAACAAATCATCGTCGGCCCGTCGAGGCATGCCGTGTCAGAGCAAGCGATGTGTCGACATGGGGATGGCCACGCCTCAACGGGCCGTGGGAGGACAGGAGGCCCAGCGATCTGGGACATGCACTGACAGGTCTTTTCACGGCGATTGCTGCATCGTCTGCCCTCGCCTGCCTGCCCCCTGCTACGGCGAACGGTGCCGATGTCGGCTTCTGTGCCACGCCCGCCACAATGACGGAAGCACTGAAAGCGGAAGGGCAACGCTCCCTCGCCTTCGGCAACCAGCGCATCCTGTTCGAACAACAGCCCGACGGCACGACCAAATCCGTCGACAAGCAGATCGGCCACATCTTCACGGCCGGGGCATTCGACACAAACGGCCTCGCAACAGTCGGGTACGTCATCCAGGCCGACCAGCCCATCGGCACGCCCGCAGCGAAAATGTGCGTCGCCGACCGGATGCAGGATGTGAAGATGTACGACGTCCGCAAGCCCGAATTGCCCGACGAAACGCTGATCCAGAACACGCCGGAAGCGGCGGCGAAAAAATGCGACGAACTGACGGCGAAGGGGGTCATCACCCGGGACGGGTGCGGCTTTCACAATGATATACTGAAAAGAAGCGAGGCCGTTGGTGAACGGGTCATGCTGCAAGGACTAGGCGTCAAAAAACAGAATGACGGTTCATTTACACCAAACGGCCTCGTCATTACCATCACCGCAAACATGACCGGTGACAAAACTTTCCGCGATGGGCGTGGCGCAATTCAGTACAGCACCCTGCCTGAGGGCGCCTCCATGCTGGCGGGAGTGTTTACCGGCACGGGCTATACGCAGACCGCGCTGGGCGAACTGTCGCGCACGACGGGCCGGTGATGGTGGGGCGGGGCGTGGATCGCGGCCCCACTCGAATTGAAATAGGACTGCTCAGGGCAATGTAGGAGGGTGCCCATGGCGACGACCTAAAGCCTGTCGGGCGCTGGCCAGCTATCGCGATCGTCTTGGGCCTCTTCGATTCCAGATTGGGGGAGAGTTAAACGCCTCTCACACACTCCCTTTGCCGACATCGGCGATCCAACTGCTCCGTGATCTCCTGGCAGAGATGGCGGCAGGAAACGGTGTCATCCTCCTGCCCGTTCAGGCTCAGCTGACGACGCCCTGAACGTCTCCAGACCCTTTCTCGTGAGTCTGCTCGAAGCAGGCACGATCCCGCATCAGACAGTGGGGACACAGCGCCGGATCCTTCTCGAGGATCTCATGCGCGACAAGCAGAGCGTTGATCGAAAACGCTGCCAAGCCCTTGATGCGCTCGTCACGGAATCACACGCATTGGGTATGGGCTACTAAGGTTGGCGATATTCACGGCCATTGGCGCGTGGTCCCTGACCTCCTTCATCCCAATGGGGTATCGCCTGAGGCCACTTGATCCGGTAGACTGCCGTTCCTGGCTACACCGCAACGCGTCCGTCTCCGAACCTATCGCCGCGTTCCCATCCAGGGCACGGCCTTCTTTCTGAACGAGGACACTCGCAGCCGGGGGGTCGTGTGGAACCTTTCGCCCACGGGATGCCGAATCGATGCAGAGAAGACCGTGCCGGCAGGGACGGAACTGACCATCATCCTTCATCTGGACAAAGCTGACGAGAGCATCCACGTCCACAGCGCGGTGGTGGCGTGGAGCCGCGGGCAAGAAGTTGGGCTCCGCATCGATGCCATCGACACACCGGAGGCCGTCCGCTTGAAACGGTACCTTCGGCACGCTCACTAGCTCACCTCGTCAGATCCGCCGGCTCGCGTGAGTCCATAGCGGCAAGCCAGCCCATCCCGCAATTTCAGCGACCGAGGTCATGGAGGCAAGCGAAAAGCCTTGGGGGCTGTGTGGGAAGGAAAGTTCAACTTTCAGACGAATGCTGACCCTCCCCCAATAGTGACACCAGCGCCGGGGAATGTGGGGATGGCCTTGGTGTCCGGTATCTGCTAGTATTGAGCCATTCCTGAGAGGGCCTATGACCCACCTCATTGCCTTCACCGCGATGGTTGTCGGAACCGGAATTCTTGCCAAGGTTTTCCCGAAGGTCATGGTGTGGGTGTTCGGTCGCTTTCCAGAGCACTTCAAGCCTTCAGAAGCCGCCCAATCTATACCAAAGAAATGAAGGGGCACTGTGAACGGGAGAAACAGCTCGCCCGCCAGGCGAGAGACGTGGTCCGTTCGATCCTCAGCCAAGCCGAAACCATCCATCTCCGCAACGCCAGCCGAGACAAGCATTTCAGAATCGACCCAAGGGTGATCGCCAATGGCCAGCATCTCAGCGCGGTCTTGATCAAGCAAGAGCTAGCGATACCCTATGACGGCGGGACCAAGACCAAAGACTGGTGCGTGGAGGTTCCAGGCGATGCCTCCAACCATCTTAGCGGTGTGCCATGAACCCAGAGGAGCCTGTCCATTACTGCCCTATCTGCCAGACCCCCGTCGTCCCAGAACGTCTGCTGATCAGGCCAGACGTTCCCGGTCGGCGTGGCGCCCCTCTGCGGCCGGAATGGCACTGTAACCAGTGTGGGCGGACGTTCGCGCCGGATTACTTCGATGCTGCGAAGTAGGGATAGCTCCTGAACTGGTGTAAGCCGCATCAGGCTCACCACCCCACTAGACCCGCAAGCACTCGGCACGTGCCGCATCCAGGAGCGGTGGAAGCGTGCCATGCAGATGGGCTTAGCTTTCCCAATCCTCGGTCCTCTCTTGCCCGTGTCGTCGGAGCACTGACTGCCAGGGGTGGACATCGAGTCAGGACCCGTGCCCGAGAGATCCATCAGCGCGTCTCTACTGAGCCCTGACGGTAGTCCGAGGGTCCCGCTTGCCGTCGCGACGGCGATGAGGCCCCAAATCGCGCAAATCATGGGCCATTCTCCCTCTTCGTGATAGGGTGCGATGGATGCCGCGAGCAATGCCGCGGAGGCAGGTATGAGCTCCCGTGGCTCGCAGAGAGGCTGCGAGCCCTCATGTTCTTGATAGGACAGACCCATGGGCGTCCGCGATCGAGCATACATGCACCACCGGGATCCCCTGCCGGCTTCTCGTTTGCCGACGCGCCGAGTCCTGGTGATCGGATTAGTGCTGATCGGGCTAGGGTCGTGGTACCGCCTGACGCACACCGTCACGAACCAAGCGCCGCCGACCACGCAGCAGGCAGCCCCTGTCCCCGTCAGTCCCCGCACGCCACTCCAATCGCCAGCCCATCGCTATCAGCGGTATCTGGATGCCATCGTGCCGGAATCCGATGGGCTTCGGGCGCTGGCCTATGGAAAAGTCAAAGACTGTCCAGCCGGCGATCGCACATGTGTGCTGACGGAGTTGTATCGATTCGTTCAACAGGAGATCGGCTATTTGGCCGATCCTGTTGCCCGGGAGCACATTCAATCCCCACAGGCGACACTCGACATTGGCGCGGGAGATTG
It contains:
- a CDS encoding DUF72 domain-containing protein, producing MNELQLPFDPPGTPTTSRVPDLIRFGTSTWTYEGWQGQIYRRTYAPTAFTRECLGEYCQYLYKGQPLFKTVGVDSSFYRPATTAQLRRYLTQIPEDFEMCAKVWEEITIPVYAKHPRYGPHAGQRNPTFLDPKTFIDFVLKPYRDAHFQPHAGPFIFEFQRHGLSADEFLSRLDDLLGALPKEFRYSVELRNAGLLGERYDQVLKKHGVAHVYNHWCFMPGLAEQHQRMQEFTASFTVLRLLTPLGMTYEAAKKRAAPYDKIVGELPEMRAQTVDLVKHAVSRKIRAYVLVNNRTEGNAPLTIQALVDMLRS
- a CDS encoding XRE family transcriptional regulator; this translates as MTTTLKDKMKKLPAARRKKIEARAAELIAHEMTLCELRQAHRRTQKRIAETLGIRQEGVSRLEKRSDLLISTLRSYIEAMGGSLSIIATFPNHPPIEVAAGHQRRKRETVRN
- a CDS encoding type II toxin-antitoxin system VapB family antitoxin; translation: MRTNIVIDDKLMLQAMKAAGARTKRETVEAGLKMLVRVYRQRKARKLRGAIHWEGSLDESRQERLSVLTPPTKTTAR
- a CDS encoding DUF1036 domain-containing protein, which codes for MNRLRLYSNVPLLLRLAIMLVFIFVGLQDVQAYEVEYTNIKVCNTGNVKFLVAVVKADWNLFGGDFRGDGWYGVDRGRCKGVDYRSQPGTYYLTFIQYDSDGNPGIATYRPGSSSGIFKESGWSFCVKLKNFEYEESGRPTQDCPSPYFLAPFPFSIWRVPGQNDLSIDIPATSSARLVAIPGYKQKSPPAKQREQEATPVAPAPPAPPPPPKKPGWIGITVIDMTPMGAKIGAFLGGTLGNQNTLEEKRDAGEAWGKEFFGGLQIESVADGSPAMKSGLLKGDRIKTVIYDIFKECTPKDIPELRACTKQFQTEDLIALYVQRGKQHLAPVIRLKENPIVNGDASSANKEAEKEDDFKESF
- a CDS encoding PilZ domain-containing protein; the encoded protein is MPFLATPQRVRLRTYRRVPIQGTAFFLNEDTRSRGVVWNLSPTGCRIDAEKTVPAGTELTIILHLDKADESIHVHSAVVAWSRGQEVGLRIDAIDTPEAVRLKRYLRHAH